A single Macaca mulatta isolate MMU2019108-1 chromosome 15, T2T-MMU8v2.0, whole genome shotgun sequence DNA region contains:
- the DNM1 gene encoding dynamin-1 isoform X12: MGNRGMEDLIPLVNRLQDAFSAIGQNADLDLPQIAVVGGQSAGKSSVLENFVGRDFLPRGSGIVTRRPLVLQLVNATTEYAEFLHCKGKKFTDFEEVRLEIEAETDRVTGTNKGISPVPINLRVYSPHVLNLTLVDLPGMTKVPVGDQPPDIEFQIRDMLMQFVTKENCLILAVSPANSDLANSDALKVAKEVDPQGQRTIGVITKLDLMDEGTDARDVLENKLLPLRRGYIGVVNRSQKDIDGKKDITAALAAERKFFLSHPSYRHLADRMGTPYLQKVLNQQLTNHIRDTLPGLRNKLQSQLLSIEKEVEEYKNFRPDDPARKTKALLQMVQQFAVDFEKRIEGSGDQIDTYELSGGARINRIFHERFPFELVKMEFDEKELRREISYAIKNIHGIRTGLFTPDLAFEATVKKQVQKLKEPSIKCVDMVVSELTATIRKCSEKLQQYPRLREEMERIVTTHIREREGRTKEQVMLLIDIELAYMNTNHEDFIGFANAQQRSNQMNKKKTSGNQVIRKGWLTINNIGIMKGGSKEYWFVLTAENLSWYKDDEEKEKKYMLSVDNLKLRDVEKGFMSSKHIFALFNTEQRNVYKDYRQLELACETQEEVDSWKASFLRAGVYPERASETEENGSDSFMHSMDPQLERQVETIRNLVDSYMAIVNKTVRDLMPKTIMHLMINNTKEFIFSELLANLYSCGDQNTLMEESAEQAQRRDEMLRMYHALKEALSIIGDINTTTVSTPMPPPVDDSWLQVSPTSSPTPQRRAPAVPPARPGSRGPAPGPPPAGSALGGAPPVPSRPGASPDPFGPPPQVPSRPNRAPPGVPSRKGPASPTRPAAPRPAEAPLLDL; this comes from the exons GGACTTCCTGCCTCGAGGATCTGGCATTGTCACCCGACGTCCCCTGGTCTTGCAGCTGGTCAATGCAACCACAG AATATGCCGAGTTCCTGCACTGCAAGGGAAAGAAATTCACCGACTTCGAGGAGGTGCGCCTTGAGATCGAGGCCGAGACCGACCGGGTCACCGGCACCAACAAGGGCATCTCGCCGGTGCCTATCAACCTCCGCGTCTACTCGCCGCATG TGCTGAACCTGACCCTGGTGGACCTGCCCGGAATGACCAAGGTCCCGGTGGGGGACCAACCTCCCGACATCGAGTTCCAGATCCGGGACATGCTGATGCAGTTTGTCACCAAGGAGAACTGCCTCATCCTGGCCGTGTCCCCTGCCAACTCTGACCTGGCCAATTCTGACGCCCTCAAGGTCGCCAAGGAGGTGGACCCCCAGG GCCAGCGCACCATCGGGGTCATCACCAAGCTGGACCTGATGGACGAGGGCACAGATGCCCGTGACGTGCTGGAGAACAAGCTGCTCCCCCTGCGCAGAG GCTACATTGGGGTGGTGAACCGGAGCCAGAAGGACATTGATGGCAAGAAGGACATTACCGCTGCCTTGGCTGCTGAACGAAAGTTCTTCCTCTCCCATCCATCTTATCGCCACTTGGCTGACCGTATGGGCACGCCCTACCTGCAGAAGGTCCTCAATCAG CAACTGACGAACCACATCCGGGACACACTGCCGGGGCTGCGGAACAAGCTGCAGAGCCAGCTGCTGTCCATtgagaaggaggtggaggagtACAAGAACTTCCGCCCTGATGACCCGGCTCGCAAGACCAAGGCCCTGCTGCA GATGGTCCAGCAGTTCGCCGTAGACTTTGAGAAGCGCATTGAGGGCTCAGGAGATCAGATCGACACCTATGAACTGTCAGGGGGAGCCCGCATTAACCGAATCTTCCACGAGCGCTTCCCCTTTGAGCTGGTCAAG ATGGAGTTTGACGAGAAGGAACTTCGAAGGGAGATCAGCTATGCTATCAAGAATATCCATGGCATTAG GACGGGCCTCTTCACACCTGACCTCGCTTTTGAAGCCACAGTGAAAAAGCAGGTGCAGAAGCTCAAAGAGCCCAGTATCAAGTGTGTGGATATGGTAGTCAGTGAGCTCACAGCCACCATCAGAAAGTGTAGCGAAAAG CTCCAGCAGTACCCGCGGCTGCGGGAGGAGATGGAGCGCATCGTGACCACCCACATCCGGGAGCGCGAGGGCCGCACCAAGGAGCAG GTCATGCTTCTCATCGATATCGAGCTGGCTTACATGAACACCAACCATGAGGACTTCATAGGCTTTGCCAA TGCTCAGCAGAGGAGTAACCAGATGAACAAGAAGAAGACTTCAGGGAACCAG GTCATCCGCAAGGGCTGGCTGACTATCAATAATATTGGCATCATGAAAGGGGGCTCCAAGGAGTACTGGTTTGTGCTGACCGCTGAGAATCTGTCCTGGTACAAGGATGATGAG gagaaagagaagaaatacatGCTGTCTGTGGACAACCTCAAGCTGCGGGACGTGGAGAAGGGCTTCATGTCGAGCAAGCACATCTTTGCCCTCTTTAACACGGAACAGAG GAATGTCTATAAGGATTATCGGCAGCTGGAGCTGGCCTGTGAGACACAGGAGGAGGTGGACAGCTGGAAGGCCTCCTTCCTGAGGGCTGGCGTATACCCTGAGCGT GCCAGTGAGACCGAGGAGAATGGCTCCGACAGCTTCATGCATTCCATGGACCCACAGCTGGAACGGCAAGTGGAGACCATCCGGAATCTTGTGGACTCGTACATGGCCATTGTCAACAAGACCGTGCGGGACCTCATGCCCAAAACCATCATGCACCTCATGATTAACAAT ACCAAGGAGTTCATCTTCTCGGAGCTGCTGGCCAACCTGTACTCGTGTGGGGACCAGAACACGCTGATGGAGGAGTCGGCGGAGCAGGCACAGCGGCGCGACGAGATGCTGCGCATGTACCACGCTCTGAAGGAGGCGCTCAGCATCATCGGCGACATCAATACGACCACCGTCAGCACGCCCATGCCCCCGCCCGTGGACGACTCCTGGCTGCAGGT GTCGCCCACGTCCAGCCCCACGCCGCAGCGCCGAGCCCCCGCCGTGCCCCCAGCCCGGCCCGGGTCGCGGGGCCCTGCTCCTGGGCCTCCGCCTGCTGGGTCCGCCCTGGGGGGGGCGCCCCCCGTGCCCTCCAGGCCGGGGGCTTCCCCTGACCCTTTCGGCCCTCCCCCTCAGGTGCCCTCGCGCCCCAACCGCGCCCCGCCCGGGGTCCCCAG CAGGAAGGGCCCAGCCTCACCTACGCGACCTGCAGCCCCCCGACCAGCTGAGGCTCCCCTCTTAGACTTATAA
- the DNM1 gene encoding dynamin-1 isoform X10 codes for MGNRGMEDLIPLVNRLQDAFSAIGQNADLDLPQIAVVGGQSAGKSSVLENFVGRDFLPRGSGIVTRRPLVLQLVNATTEYAEFLHCKGKKFTDFEEVRLEIEAETDRVTGTNKGISPVPINLRVYSPHVLNLTLVDLPGMTKVPVGDQPPDIEFQIRDMLMQFVTKENCLILAVSPANSDLANSDALKVAKEVDPQGQRTIGVITKLDLMDEGTDARDVLENKLLPLRRGYIGVVNRSQKDIDGKKDITAALAAERKFFLSHPSYRHLADRMGTPYLQKVLNQQLTNHIRDTLPGLRNKLQSQLLSIEKEVEEYKNFRPDDPARKTKALLQMVQQFAVDFEKRIEGSGDQIDTYELSGGARINRIFHERFPFELVKMEFDEKELRREISYAIKNIHGIRTGLFTPDMAFETIVKKQVKKIREPCLKCVDMVISELISTVRQCTKKLQQYPRLREEMERIVTTHIREREGRTKEQVMLLIDIELAYMNTNHEDFIGFANAQQRSNQMNKKKTSGNQDEILVIRKGWLTINNIGIMKGGSKEYWFVLTAENLSWYKDDEEKEKKYMLSVDNLKLRDVEKGFMSSKHIFALFNTEQRNVYKDYRQLELACETQEEVDSWKASFLRAGVYPERASETEENGSDSFMHSMDPQLERQVETIRNLVDSYMAIVNKTVRDLMPKTIMHLMINNTKEFIFSELLANLYSCGDQNTLMEESAEQAQRRDEMLRMYHALKEALSIIGDINTTTVSTPMPPPVDDSWLQVSPTSSPTPQRRAPAVPPARPGSRGPAPGPPPAGSALGGAPPVPSRPGASPDPFGPPPQVPSRPNRAPPGVPSRKGPASPTRPAAPRPAEAPLLDL; via the exons GGACTTCCTGCCTCGAGGATCTGGCATTGTCACCCGACGTCCCCTGGTCTTGCAGCTGGTCAATGCAACCACAG AATATGCCGAGTTCCTGCACTGCAAGGGAAAGAAATTCACCGACTTCGAGGAGGTGCGCCTTGAGATCGAGGCCGAGACCGACCGGGTCACCGGCACCAACAAGGGCATCTCGCCGGTGCCTATCAACCTCCGCGTCTACTCGCCGCATG TGCTGAACCTGACCCTGGTGGACCTGCCCGGAATGACCAAGGTCCCGGTGGGGGACCAACCTCCCGACATCGAGTTCCAGATCCGGGACATGCTGATGCAGTTTGTCACCAAGGAGAACTGCCTCATCCTGGCCGTGTCCCCTGCCAACTCTGACCTGGCCAATTCTGACGCCCTCAAGGTCGCCAAGGAGGTGGACCCCCAGG GCCAGCGCACCATCGGGGTCATCACCAAGCTGGACCTGATGGACGAGGGCACAGATGCCCGTGACGTGCTGGAGAACAAGCTGCTCCCCCTGCGCAGAG GCTACATTGGGGTGGTGAACCGGAGCCAGAAGGACATTGATGGCAAGAAGGACATTACCGCTGCCTTGGCTGCTGAACGAAAGTTCTTCCTCTCCCATCCATCTTATCGCCACTTGGCTGACCGTATGGGCACGCCCTACCTGCAGAAGGTCCTCAATCAG CAACTGACGAACCACATCCGGGACACACTGCCGGGGCTGCGGAACAAGCTGCAGAGCCAGCTGCTGTCCATtgagaaggaggtggaggagtACAAGAACTTCCGCCCTGATGACCCGGCTCGCAAGACCAAGGCCCTGCTGCA GATGGTCCAGCAGTTCGCCGTAGACTTTGAGAAGCGCATTGAGGGCTCAGGAGATCAGATCGACACCTATGAACTGTCAGGGGGAGCCCGCATTAACCGAATCTTCCACGAGCGCTTCCCCTTTGAGCTGGTCAAG ATGGAGTTTGACGAGAAGGAACTTCGAAGGGAGATCAGCTATGCTATCAAGAATATCCATGGCATTAG AACGGGGCTGTTTACCCCAGACATGGCCTTTGAGACCATTGTGAAAAAGCAGGTGAAGAAGATCCGAGAACCGTGTCTCAAGTGTGTGGACATGGTTATCTCGGAGCTAATCAGCACCGTTAGACAGTGCACCAAGAAG CTCCAGCAGTACCCGCGGCTGCGGGAGGAGATGGAGCGCATCGTGACCACCCACATCCGGGAGCGCGAGGGCCGCACCAAGGAGCAG GTCATGCTTCTCATCGATATCGAGCTGGCTTACATGAACACCAACCATGAGGACTTCATAGGCTTTGCCAA TGCTCAGCAGAGGAGTAACCAGATGAACAAGAAGAAGACTTCAGGGAACCAG GATGAGATTCTG GTCATCCGCAAGGGCTGGCTGACTATCAATAATATTGGCATCATGAAAGGGGGCTCCAAGGAGTACTGGTTTGTGCTGACCGCTGAGAATCTGTCCTGGTACAAGGATGATGAG gagaaagagaagaaatacatGCTGTCTGTGGACAACCTCAAGCTGCGGGACGTGGAGAAGGGCTTCATGTCGAGCAAGCACATCTTTGCCCTCTTTAACACGGAACAGAG GAATGTCTATAAGGATTATCGGCAGCTGGAGCTGGCCTGTGAGACACAGGAGGAGGTGGACAGCTGGAAGGCCTCCTTCCTGAGGGCTGGCGTATACCCTGAGCGT GCCAGTGAGACCGAGGAGAATGGCTCCGACAGCTTCATGCATTCCATGGACCCACAGCTGGAACGGCAAGTGGAGACCATCCGGAATCTTGTGGACTCGTACATGGCCATTGTCAACAAGACCGTGCGGGACCTCATGCCCAAAACCATCATGCACCTCATGATTAACAAT ACCAAGGAGTTCATCTTCTCGGAGCTGCTGGCCAACCTGTACTCGTGTGGGGACCAGAACACGCTGATGGAGGAGTCGGCGGAGCAGGCACAGCGGCGCGACGAGATGCTGCGCATGTACCACGCTCTGAAGGAGGCGCTCAGCATCATCGGCGACATCAATACGACCACCGTCAGCACGCCCATGCCCCCGCCCGTGGACGACTCCTGGCTGCAGGT GTCGCCCACGTCCAGCCCCACGCCGCAGCGCCGAGCCCCCGCCGTGCCCCCAGCCCGGCCCGGGTCGCGGGGCCCTGCTCCTGGGCCTCCGCCTGCTGGGTCCGCCCTGGGGGGGGCGCCCCCCGTGCCCTCCAGGCCGGGGGCTTCCCCTGACCCTTTCGGCCCTCCCCCTCAGGTGCCCTCGCGCCCCAACCGCGCCCCGCCCGGGGTCCCCAG CAGGAAGGGCCCAGCCTCACCTACGCGACCTGCAGCCCCCCGACCAGCTGAGGCTCCCCTCTTAGACTTATAA
- the DNM1 gene encoding dynamin-1 isoform X13: MGNRGMEDLIPLVNRLQDAFSAIGQNADLDLPQIAVVGGQSAGKSSVLENFVGRDFLPRGSGIVTRRPLVLQLVNATTEYAEFLHCKGKKFTDFEEVRLEIEAETDRVTGTNKGISPVPINLRVYSPHVLNLTLVDLPGMTKVPVGDQPPDIEFQIRDMLMQFVTKENCLILAVSPANSDLANSDALKVAKEVDPQGQRTIGVITKLDLMDEGTDARDVLENKLLPLRRGYIGVVNRSQKDIDGKKDITAALAAERKFFLSHPSYRHLADRMGTPYLQKVLNQQLTNHIRDTLPGLRNKLQSQLLSIEKEVEEYKNFRPDDPARKTKALLQMVQQFAVDFEKRIEGSGDQIDTYELSGGARINRIFHERFPFELVKMEFDEKELRREISYAIKNIHGIRTGLFTPDMAFETIVKKQVKKIREPCLKCVDMVISELISTVRQCTKKLQQYPRLREEMERIVTTHIREREGRTKEQVMLLIDIELAYMNTNHEDFIGFANAQQRSNQMNKKKTSGNQVIRKGWLTINNIGIMKGGSKEYWFVLTAENLSWYKDDEEKEKKYMLSVDNLKLRDVEKGFMSSKHIFALFNTEQRNVYKDYRQLELACETQEEVDSWKASFLRAGVYPERASETEENGSDSFMHSMDPQLERQVETIRNLVDSYMAIVNKTVRDLMPKTIMHLMINNTKEFIFSELLANLYSCGDQNTLMEESAEQAQRRDEMLRMYHALKEALSIIGDINTTTVSTPMPPPVDDSWLQVSPTSSPTPQRRAPAVPPARPGSRGPAPGPPPAGSALGGAPPVPSRPGASPDPFGPPPQVPSRPNRAPPGVPSRKGPASPTRPAAPRPAEAPLLDL; the protein is encoded by the exons GGACTTCCTGCCTCGAGGATCTGGCATTGTCACCCGACGTCCCCTGGTCTTGCAGCTGGTCAATGCAACCACAG AATATGCCGAGTTCCTGCACTGCAAGGGAAAGAAATTCACCGACTTCGAGGAGGTGCGCCTTGAGATCGAGGCCGAGACCGACCGGGTCACCGGCACCAACAAGGGCATCTCGCCGGTGCCTATCAACCTCCGCGTCTACTCGCCGCATG TGCTGAACCTGACCCTGGTGGACCTGCCCGGAATGACCAAGGTCCCGGTGGGGGACCAACCTCCCGACATCGAGTTCCAGATCCGGGACATGCTGATGCAGTTTGTCACCAAGGAGAACTGCCTCATCCTGGCCGTGTCCCCTGCCAACTCTGACCTGGCCAATTCTGACGCCCTCAAGGTCGCCAAGGAGGTGGACCCCCAGG GCCAGCGCACCATCGGGGTCATCACCAAGCTGGACCTGATGGACGAGGGCACAGATGCCCGTGACGTGCTGGAGAACAAGCTGCTCCCCCTGCGCAGAG GCTACATTGGGGTGGTGAACCGGAGCCAGAAGGACATTGATGGCAAGAAGGACATTACCGCTGCCTTGGCTGCTGAACGAAAGTTCTTCCTCTCCCATCCATCTTATCGCCACTTGGCTGACCGTATGGGCACGCCCTACCTGCAGAAGGTCCTCAATCAG CAACTGACGAACCACATCCGGGACACACTGCCGGGGCTGCGGAACAAGCTGCAGAGCCAGCTGCTGTCCATtgagaaggaggtggaggagtACAAGAACTTCCGCCCTGATGACCCGGCTCGCAAGACCAAGGCCCTGCTGCA GATGGTCCAGCAGTTCGCCGTAGACTTTGAGAAGCGCATTGAGGGCTCAGGAGATCAGATCGACACCTATGAACTGTCAGGGGGAGCCCGCATTAACCGAATCTTCCACGAGCGCTTCCCCTTTGAGCTGGTCAAG ATGGAGTTTGACGAGAAGGAACTTCGAAGGGAGATCAGCTATGCTATCAAGAATATCCATGGCATTAG AACGGGGCTGTTTACCCCAGACATGGCCTTTGAGACCATTGTGAAAAAGCAGGTGAAGAAGATCCGAGAACCGTGTCTCAAGTGTGTGGACATGGTTATCTCGGAGCTAATCAGCACCGTTAGACAGTGCACCAAGAAG CTCCAGCAGTACCCGCGGCTGCGGGAGGAGATGGAGCGCATCGTGACCACCCACATCCGGGAGCGCGAGGGCCGCACCAAGGAGCAG GTCATGCTTCTCATCGATATCGAGCTGGCTTACATGAACACCAACCATGAGGACTTCATAGGCTTTGCCAA TGCTCAGCAGAGGAGTAACCAGATGAACAAGAAGAAGACTTCAGGGAACCAG GTCATCCGCAAGGGCTGGCTGACTATCAATAATATTGGCATCATGAAAGGGGGCTCCAAGGAGTACTGGTTTGTGCTGACCGCTGAGAATCTGTCCTGGTACAAGGATGATGAG gagaaagagaagaaatacatGCTGTCTGTGGACAACCTCAAGCTGCGGGACGTGGAGAAGGGCTTCATGTCGAGCAAGCACATCTTTGCCCTCTTTAACACGGAACAGAG GAATGTCTATAAGGATTATCGGCAGCTGGAGCTGGCCTGTGAGACACAGGAGGAGGTGGACAGCTGGAAGGCCTCCTTCCTGAGGGCTGGCGTATACCCTGAGCGT GCCAGTGAGACCGAGGAGAATGGCTCCGACAGCTTCATGCATTCCATGGACCCACAGCTGGAACGGCAAGTGGAGACCATCCGGAATCTTGTGGACTCGTACATGGCCATTGTCAACAAGACCGTGCGGGACCTCATGCCCAAAACCATCATGCACCTCATGATTAACAAT ACCAAGGAGTTCATCTTCTCGGAGCTGCTGGCCAACCTGTACTCGTGTGGGGACCAGAACACGCTGATGGAGGAGTCGGCGGAGCAGGCACAGCGGCGCGACGAGATGCTGCGCATGTACCACGCTCTGAAGGAGGCGCTCAGCATCATCGGCGACATCAATACGACCACCGTCAGCACGCCCATGCCCCCGCCCGTGGACGACTCCTGGCTGCAGGT GTCGCCCACGTCCAGCCCCACGCCGCAGCGCCGAGCCCCCGCCGTGCCCCCAGCCCGGCCCGGGTCGCGGGGCCCTGCTCCTGGGCCTCCGCCTGCTGGGTCCGCCCTGGGGGGGGCGCCCCCCGTGCCCTCCAGGCCGGGGGCTTCCCCTGACCCTTTCGGCCCTCCCCCTCAGGTGCCCTCGCGCCCCAACCGCGCCCCGCCCGGGGTCCCCAG CAGGAAGGGCCCAGCCTCACCTACGCGACCTGCAGCCCCCCGACCAGCTGAGGCTCCCCTCTTAGACTTATAA
- the DNM1 gene encoding dynamin-1 isoform X9: MGNRGMEDLIPLVNRLQDAFSAIGQNADLDLPQIAVVGGQSAGKSSVLENFVGRDFLPRGSGIVTRRPLVLQLVNATTEYAEFLHCKGKKFTDFEEVRLEIEAETDRVTGTNKGISPVPINLRVYSPHVLNLTLVDLPGMTKVPVGDQPPDIEFQIRDMLMQFVTKENCLILAVSPANSDLANSDALKVAKEVDPQGQRTIGVITKLDLMDEGTDARDVLENKLLPLRRGYIGVVNRSQKDIDGKKDITAALAAERKFFLSHPSYRHLADRMGTPYLQKVLNQQLTNHIRDTLPGLRNKLQSQLLSIEKEVEEYKNFRPDDPARKTKALLQMVQQFAVDFEKRIEGSGDQIDTYELSGGARINRIFHERFPFELVKMEFDEKELRREISYAIKNIHGIRTGLFTPDLAFEATVKKQVQKLKEPSIKCVDMVVSELTATIRKCSEKLQQYPRLREEMERIVTTHIREREGRTKEQVMLLIDIELAYMNTNHEDFIGFANAQQRSNQMNKKKTSGNQDEILVIRKGWLTINNIGIMKGGSKEYWFVLTAENLSWYKDDEEKEKKYMLSVDNLKLRDVEKGFMSSKHIFALFNTEQRNVYKDYRQLELACETQEEVDSWKASFLRAGVYPERASETEENGSDSFMHSMDPQLERQVETIRNLVDSYMAIVNKTVRDLMPKTIMHLMINNTKEFIFSELLANLYSCGDQNTLMEESAEQAQRRDEMLRMYHALKEALSIIGDINTTTVSTPMPPPVDDSWLQVSPTSSPTPQRRAPAVPPARPGSRGPAPGPPPAGSALGGAPPVPSRPGASPDPFGPPPQVPSRPNRAPPGVPSRKGPASPTRPAAPRPAEAPLLDL; the protein is encoded by the exons GGACTTCCTGCCTCGAGGATCTGGCATTGTCACCCGACGTCCCCTGGTCTTGCAGCTGGTCAATGCAACCACAG AATATGCCGAGTTCCTGCACTGCAAGGGAAAGAAATTCACCGACTTCGAGGAGGTGCGCCTTGAGATCGAGGCCGAGACCGACCGGGTCACCGGCACCAACAAGGGCATCTCGCCGGTGCCTATCAACCTCCGCGTCTACTCGCCGCATG TGCTGAACCTGACCCTGGTGGACCTGCCCGGAATGACCAAGGTCCCGGTGGGGGACCAACCTCCCGACATCGAGTTCCAGATCCGGGACATGCTGATGCAGTTTGTCACCAAGGAGAACTGCCTCATCCTGGCCGTGTCCCCTGCCAACTCTGACCTGGCCAATTCTGACGCCCTCAAGGTCGCCAAGGAGGTGGACCCCCAGG GCCAGCGCACCATCGGGGTCATCACCAAGCTGGACCTGATGGACGAGGGCACAGATGCCCGTGACGTGCTGGAGAACAAGCTGCTCCCCCTGCGCAGAG GCTACATTGGGGTGGTGAACCGGAGCCAGAAGGACATTGATGGCAAGAAGGACATTACCGCTGCCTTGGCTGCTGAACGAAAGTTCTTCCTCTCCCATCCATCTTATCGCCACTTGGCTGACCGTATGGGCACGCCCTACCTGCAGAAGGTCCTCAATCAG CAACTGACGAACCACATCCGGGACACACTGCCGGGGCTGCGGAACAAGCTGCAGAGCCAGCTGCTGTCCATtgagaaggaggtggaggagtACAAGAACTTCCGCCCTGATGACCCGGCTCGCAAGACCAAGGCCCTGCTGCA GATGGTCCAGCAGTTCGCCGTAGACTTTGAGAAGCGCATTGAGGGCTCAGGAGATCAGATCGACACCTATGAACTGTCAGGGGGAGCCCGCATTAACCGAATCTTCCACGAGCGCTTCCCCTTTGAGCTGGTCAAG ATGGAGTTTGACGAGAAGGAACTTCGAAGGGAGATCAGCTATGCTATCAAGAATATCCATGGCATTAG GACGGGCCTCTTCACACCTGACCTCGCTTTTGAAGCCACAGTGAAAAAGCAGGTGCAGAAGCTCAAAGAGCCCAGTATCAAGTGTGTGGATATGGTAGTCAGTGAGCTCACAGCCACCATCAGAAAGTGTAGCGAAAAG CTCCAGCAGTACCCGCGGCTGCGGGAGGAGATGGAGCGCATCGTGACCACCCACATCCGGGAGCGCGAGGGCCGCACCAAGGAGCAG GTCATGCTTCTCATCGATATCGAGCTGGCTTACATGAACACCAACCATGAGGACTTCATAGGCTTTGCCAA TGCTCAGCAGAGGAGTAACCAGATGAACAAGAAGAAGACTTCAGGGAACCAG GATGAGATTCTG GTCATCCGCAAGGGCTGGCTGACTATCAATAATATTGGCATCATGAAAGGGGGCTCCAAGGAGTACTGGTTTGTGCTGACCGCTGAGAATCTGTCCTGGTACAAGGATGATGAG gagaaagagaagaaatacatGCTGTCTGTGGACAACCTCAAGCTGCGGGACGTGGAGAAGGGCTTCATGTCGAGCAAGCACATCTTTGCCCTCTTTAACACGGAACAGAG GAATGTCTATAAGGATTATCGGCAGCTGGAGCTGGCCTGTGAGACACAGGAGGAGGTGGACAGCTGGAAGGCCTCCTTCCTGAGGGCTGGCGTATACCCTGAGCGT GCCAGTGAGACCGAGGAGAATGGCTCCGACAGCTTCATGCATTCCATGGACCCACAGCTGGAACGGCAAGTGGAGACCATCCGGAATCTTGTGGACTCGTACATGGCCATTGTCAACAAGACCGTGCGGGACCTCATGCCCAAAACCATCATGCACCTCATGATTAACAAT ACCAAGGAGTTCATCTTCTCGGAGCTGCTGGCCAACCTGTACTCGTGTGGGGACCAGAACACGCTGATGGAGGAGTCGGCGGAGCAGGCACAGCGGCGCGACGAGATGCTGCGCATGTACCACGCTCTGAAGGAGGCGCTCAGCATCATCGGCGACATCAATACGACCACCGTCAGCACGCCCATGCCCCCGCCCGTGGACGACTCCTGGCTGCAGGT GTCGCCCACGTCCAGCCCCACGCCGCAGCGCCGAGCCCCCGCCGTGCCCCCAGCCCGGCCCGGGTCGCGGGGCCCTGCTCCTGGGCCTCCGCCTGCTGGGTCCGCCCTGGGGGGGGCGCCCCCCGTGCCCTCCAGGCCGGGGGCTTCCCCTGACCCTTTCGGCCCTCCCCCTCAGGTGCCCTCGCGCCCCAACCGCGCCCCGCCCGGGGTCCCCAG CAGGAAGGGCCCAGCCTCACCTACGCGACCTGCAGCCCCCCGACCAGCTGAGGCTCCCCTCTTAGACTTATAA